In Quercus lobata isolate SW786 chromosome 12, ValleyOak3.0 Primary Assembly, whole genome shotgun sequence, a genomic segment contains:
- the LOC115971555 gene encoding O-fucosyltransferase 29, with translation MGVAKTWRFSVISANLALLQNQNGHSNNTNTNTNTKTNSNSNSNSNNKHVVSTTTTTTTTSFQRKPISWSWVCGLMLFGLGLISLFTGHVASDLEWYSQRLVKRSFYSRLDVSRREPIDIWKSKYSKYFYSCSERGRHFASAVRERSSNGYLLIATSGGLNQQRTGITDAVVVARILNATLVVPELDHHSYWKDDSDFINIFDVDWFISTLAKDVTIVRRVPDKVMRSMEKPPYTMRVPRKSAPEYYLDQVLPILLRRRVVQLTKFDYRLANDLDEELQKLRCRVNYQALRFTKPIQELGQRLVFRMQQMAKRFIAIHLRFEPDMLAFSGCYYGGGEKERYELGEIRKRWATLPDLSPDGERKRGKCPLTPHEVGLMLRALGFANDTYLYVASGEIYGGEETLQPLRELFPNFYTKETLANEELKPFLPFSSRLAAIDYIVCDESDVFVTNNNGNMAKILAGRRRYMGHKRTIRPNAKKLSALFMARRQMDWETFARKVKSCQKGFMGDPDEMRPGRGEFLETPYSCICEKPFNDDETSYNGDHQSEQVAMQSVAKFKFA, from the exons ATGGGCGTTGCCAAAACCTGGAGGTTTAGCGTGATATCAGCGAACCTGGCTTTGTTACAGAACCAAAACGGTCACAGCAATAAcacaaacaccaacaccaacactaaaACCAATAGCAATAGCAATAGCAATAGCAATAACAAGCATGTTGTGTCTACTActacgacgacgacgacgacgtcGTTTCAGAGAAAGCCGATCTCGTGGTCCTGGGTTTGCGGCTTGATGCTCTTCGGTTTGGGCTTGATTTCGCTTTTCACCGGCCACGTGGCCTCTGATCTTGAATGGTACTCTCAGCGCCTAGTCAAGCGCAGCTTCTACTCTAGACTG GATGTGAGTCGGCGTGAACCAATTGACATATGGAAATCAAAGTACTCAAAGTACTTCTACAGTTGCAGTGAGCGAGGCCGACATTTTGCTT CTGCTGTTCGTGAACGATCATCAAATGGCTATTTGCTTATTGCAACAAGTGGAGGACTGAACCAACAAAGAACAGGA ATAACAGATGCTGTTGTTGTTGCACGGATTCTGAATGCTACGTTAGTTGTACCTGAGTTGGATCATCATTCCTACTGGAAGGATGATAG TGACTTCATCAACATTTTTGATGTTGATTGGTTTATTTCTACTCTTGCAAAAGATGTGACCATTGTCAGAAGAGTTCCTGATAAAGTCATGCGATCAATGGAAAAACCTCCATATACCATGCGTGTCCCAAGGAAATCCGCCCCTGAATATTATCTTGATCAAGTCCTCCCTATACTTTTGAGGAGACGC GTAGTGCAATTGACGAAATTTGATTATAGACTTGCAAATGATCTTGATGAAGAGCTACAGAAGTTGCGTTGCCGGGTTAATTATCAAGCCTTAAGATTTACAAAACCTATACAAGAGCTTGGTCAAAGACTAGTTTTTAGAATGCAACAGATGGCAAAACGTTTCATTGCAATTCACTTGAG GTTTGAACCTGATATGCTAGCATTTTCCGGGTGTTACTATGGTGGGGGTGAAAAAGAGAGATATGAGCTTGGTGAAATAAGAAAACGATGGGCAACATTACCA gatttaAGCCCTGATGGAGAGCGGAAGCGAGGGAAATGCCCACTTACTCCTCATGAAGTGGGTTTGATGCTGCGGGCACTTGGTTTTGCAAATGACACATACCTCTATGTTGCATCTGGAGAAATATATGGTGGTGAAGAGACTCTGCAGCCTCTCAGGGAACTCTTTCCAAACTTTTATACAAAGGAGACTCTTGCCAATGAAGAGTTGAagccttttcttcctttctcttccCGCCTTGCTGCCATTGACTACATTGTCTGTGATGAGAGTGATGTATTTGTCACTAATAACAATGGAAATATGGCCAAGATTCTTGCAGGTCGAAG GAGGTACATGGGTCATAAGAGGACTATCAGACCAAATGCGAAGAAACTTAGTGCTTTGTTCATGGCAAGGCGTCAGATGGACTGGGAGACATTTGCAAGAAAGGTAAAATCATGCCAAAAAGGATTCATGGGAGACCCAGATGAGATGAGACCAGGTCGAGGAGAGTTTCTTGAAACTCCGTACTCTTGTATTTGTGAGAAACCATTCAATGATGATGAAACCAGCTACAATGGAGATCATCAGTCAGAACAAGTTGCCATGCAATCTGTGGCAAAATTTAAATTCGCATGA